The Silene latifolia isolate original U9 population chromosome X, ASM4854445v1, whole genome shotgun sequence genome contains the following window.
TATTGACAGTGACACCTCTGAGATATTCAGAGTGTCTCGTATAATTGTAAGTCTGAATTTCCTAATTTCGCAATACTTTTGAAACTTTAATCATCCTCTTTGAAACTTTAAGCAATAATTTTGAAACTTTAATCACTAAAATATCAGCATACAGTTTGAAATTTTAAGGCTAATTTTTGCAACTTTTATCATTACTTTTGACACTCTATTTTCGAAACTTTAGGCCTCATTATTTCTCACATTTGATGCTACTTAGTttgatattaatttaattatgccCCGTATAATTGTGCTTGACAATCAGTTTCATTCTTTGACTTGTAGTCTGGTGCATTGAGCGACTTTTTGGAATCAAGAACCGTTGGTAGAGCACATGATGTTGCAACGTTCCCCCACCGACAGATTAAATTTCCATGGCAGTCCTCAAAACGAAATTTACTAGAGTCTGGTATATTCACCATGATGCATATGCTATTCTACGAGGGTGCAACGTTCGATCACGAAGACCTAGTGAGGAAGGTAAATCGGCGTTACTTGGTCATACAACTGGCAGCAACCCTTGTCCTAGCTGATATGAACAAAATACGAAAGGAAGTTTTGGACAACGTGAAATCATTTGTGGCTCGGAAAGAAGACTTATGGAAAATTGTATACGCTAGGCGCAAAATCGCTAAGATTTTGCCTAAACAATAAGTAGAAGTAAAACGTTACGAATGATGTATTATTACTGGTGACTTTATGGTTTGGAATATTAGTACTGGTTACTTGATGGTTTTGAATATTTTGAATGCTGAGGCATGTGATCAGTGGCATATTTCAACCTGCCCCGTTTTTTGAATATTAAACTTTGTATTTTTAACTTTAAGCGTCCACAATGAAACTGTAATTCACTAACTTCCGCACTTTATATAGTCTGGAACTAACTCACTCACTGCAACCATTAATTTTGTAAACTTTAAGCCTCTTTTTGGAAACTTTTATTTTGAAACGTTAAGCCAAATTATTGAAACTTTAACCCAAATTATTGAAACTTCAAACCTCTTTTACTTTTGTTACTTTACGACTCATTTTTGAAACTTTAAGCCAACTTTCTGAAACTTTAATTTTGAAACTTTAAGCATGCTTTTTGAAACTTTAAGCCAAATTACTGAAACTTTAACCCTCTTTTATTATTGAAACATTAATCCTCATATTTGAAACTTTAAGCCAAATAATTGAAACTTCAAGCGTCTTTTTGGAAACTTTTAGCCAAATTATTGAAACTTGAACCTCTTTTATTTTTGAAACTTTAAGCCTCTATTTGGAAACTTTAAGACAcatttttgaaactttatttttaaaacattaatcCTCATATTTAAAACTGAGATTACATTTTCGAAACTTTAAGCCAAATTATTGAAACTTTAAGCCAAATTATTGAAACTTCAAGCCTCCTTTATTTTTAAAACTTTACGACTCATTTTTGAAACTTTAAGCCAAATTTCTGAAACTTTAATTTCGAAACTTTAAGCATGTTTTTTGAAACTTTAAGCCAAATTATTGAAACTTTAACCCTCCTTTATTATTGAAAAATTAAACCTCATATTTGAAACTTTAAGCCAAATAATTGAAACTTTAAGCGTCTTTTTGGAAACTTTTAGCCAAATTATTGGAACTTTAACCTGCCCCATTCTCAACTTTAAGGCTAATTTTCAAAACTCCAACCTTTCATTTTCGAAACTTTAATTTCGAATCTGGAAATTTTATTTTCACCACTTTAAGACTTATTTGCAAAACTCCAAGCTTTCATTTCCGAAACTTTAATTTCGAAACTGGAACTTTTATTTTTGAAACTTTGAGCATCTTTTTGGAAACTTTAAGCCTCTAATTTAAAACTTTAAGTTTATGTCGCACAAAAAAATTTAAAACTCATTGCAACTTAAGCTTACATTATTGGAACTTTATCACTCATTTGTGAAACTTTAAGCCAACTAATTGAAACTTTAAGTTTGAAACATAAAACACATGTTTCAAACTTTAAGACTCTTTTCTGAAATTTTAACACCGTTTCTTGAAACTTTAAGTTTGAAACATGAAACTTAAGCTTACATTATTGGAACATTATAACTCCTCTTTTTTGAAACTTTAAGACTCTTTTCTGAAATTTTAACACCGATTCTTGAAacttcaaacttacaattttgaAACTTTAAAACTCATGTTTCAAACTTTAAGcctaatttttgaaactttaattACGAAACTTTAATTCACAATTTCCAAAAGATCCAAAACAACTGTAACGTTAATAAGCAAGCATCTAAAGTTCTATTTCATATCTCTGGTAGTCTCTTGTCAAAAGTTAACACCAAAAAACATCCAATTGTTTTTACAGTAAACTTAAAAATGCAAAACATACAAAGAAATAGCTTGCTATTTGAAACAAAAAACATCTAATCGTCTGACACAACCTATTCttcatcctcctcttcttcttcttcctcctcttcctcttcttcttcttcttcttcttcacttgacTCTACCAATGCTGGTGGACGCTCTGCAAACGGGTTAGGGCAGTTCCTCTTgtcgtggtgtgccatttgtttgcAATTTTTGCACATACGTTTCGGCTTACTTGCAATTGCAATAGCTTTCGACTTACTAGATACAATCCTTTTCCCACTTCCcttatttttcgaaattttaggTGGCGGTATGGTGATCTCCTTACTTGCCTTACAACCAAGTAGCTTTTCCAATTCTTCTTCTTTACTCAATTCCTCACTTGACGGACATAGCTTTTCCTTGAACTCTCTTATTAAATTGGTAAGGTTCTGAATATCCTCCTTCTCCTTCCCACCAAGAATTCCAATTGTCTCGTGAACTTCCGACCACAATTTTGTCATCTCAAGTTGTTTTGTGTCTATGCTATCCACATCAACAAATTCCGGTCCATGAAAACTGCACTCAATTCCCCGATATGCATCCTTTGTCCACCTTCTAGCAACTCCACATTCCGGCAATTTTTTAACACCATTACCACAGTAGATCCAAATTACATGACTACATAGGAGTCCCTTTCGCTCAAATAGTCTGCAACTACAGCTCGCCTGCAAGGTACCTGTGGCATCCATTAAAAACTGGAAATAAAACTTTTATTGTGACGGTTGGTAACTTTAATAGAATTTCCTTAAACTTTAAATCAGCCATCATGGAACTTTGCAAACGTAATGATTCATTACTGAATCTCGTAACTTTAACTTGATTATATGAAACGTTGTAACAGACAAAGCAAAACTTAATGACATTCAGACCTAATTTGCaggaaaaaacaaataaaaaaaaacagcGAGTTTCATACCTGGGTTGAACTTAACTTCAAAATTACGATTCCTCCCCGAGTCCTGCACGGTGCTCACCTCTATGTTATCCAATACAATTAAACCCTTGCAACTAAATGTATTAGTGGAGTACTTCAGCTCATGTTGAAACTCCTCAAACATGTTGTGTGTGTAAACCCTAGCCGCATCACTCTCTAATGCCATCTTACTCGACAACTTAGGGTTTGATTGCCGGTTTTCGTTGTCAAGTCTCTTCTGATTGTGCCTCTGTTGCTCCATAGCACTTTCAAAACGCATCAGAAACTCAACCAAAGTACCAGATTTGTGCTCAAACCTCTTAAAAAACCTATTCTCACTCTCCGACCTCTGAGTAGTCCTCATTATAGCACCCATTTTCAAGTCTTTACAATGGGCCATCACCCACTGCCTCCTTTTAGAGTAACATTCAGTAAACCACTCAACGTCACCAACATCGTGTTGGGCCATAATTTCCAACCATTTACCATCAAACTCATCCGCATCAAGATCCTCGTCCCATATAATAGAATTTAATTTCTTCAAGAAATCTTGGTAATCGTGTCTTGTACTTCCATACTTAATAGGCACCTTATTcataatatgccacatacaaaACCGATGTCTTGCAGTCTTAAAAACAAGGGGGAAAGATTTAATAATTCCCCGGGTCCTGATCTGTTATTATATATTCCGGTTCCTTACCCCCCATTGCAATGAGAAACCTTTCAAAAACCCACTTGAATGATTCATGATTTTCCTTAGCAATAATTGCACAACAAAAGGTAACTGATCGTTTGTGGTTGTCAACCCCAGTGAATGGGGTGAAAACCATCGAGTACTTGTTGGTAGAGTAAGTCGGGTCGTAAGAAACGGCTTCACCAAAGGCAGCATAGTTCCTCCTAGCAATATTATCTGCCCAAATTGCCCTCCGTAGACTGCCATCTCCGTCAACGTCATAGTCGAAGTAGAAACCTGGTTGAGTCTCTGCCAAGCTCTTGAAACGATCAATAAAAAGTTGTCCGTCTCTTTCATGAATAAAACACTTAATGTCTCTCTTAAAATTCTTGAAGTCGTTCAAACTAGCTCCAATATTCTCGAACCCCTTAACAAGTTCCTTACACATTCTGTAAGTCCTTGTTGGACCTATATTCAGctgccacaaaaaaaaaaaaaaaacaatcaaacaaactgtTACTACAACTGATCAATTCTTTACTCTGTTATGCCCTATTCCAAATTGAAAACTTCAAGCATTCTGTCTGAAACTTTAATTCACTAGTTTCAACACTTTGACAGCAGACCAAATTCTTATATCCAGTTTCATATTTTATACCATTAATAGCCACATTTTTTTCATATATCCTGAAACTTCTTTTCAATGGTAACTTCATGTTATTTGAACACCACAGTTTCAAACTTTAATTCAAATGTTACAACACTTTAACTAGGAATTCTAAACCTTTATCTAGAAAAATAACAACTCCAAACTCAAATAATTAACTCGACTTAATAATGTCTGTTCACTCACCCTTGAATTTGCGATGATCATTCCCATATGATACTTTGAAATATTTCTTGATAACTTCTGAAATTCTCTATCTCTCACAGATACAAGCTCATGATTATGTTCCGCGTCAAACCTATCTACTACTAAGAGCCCGTTCTTCAAAAATAACCTCACCCTAGCCTTGCACCCCACCCTCTTTAACTTAGCTTTTCTTTCCTGCTTTTCTCCATCAACCTCTTTACACATGCTCTCCTTATTTGTCTTAGTAAAACCTTCACGGTTACACACCAAAAGCTTCGATTTTATAGTGCCATCACGCCACTTCTTTGTTGTGTACTTACGCACATCAAACCCAATACCAAGCGCGTAAACCTTATAAAAAGTGATAGCCTCCTCCATGTCCCCGAATTGCATACCGACATACGGTGTAAATATATCTTCCACTTGACGACACAATTCCTCCTCGCATTCGGGTGTTGGTAAGTCATCACCTTTAACAAAAAGAAGCAAGTATAAAATTACCGACTAACGTGTTAAACTGATTGCTTAAAATCCCAAATTTAAAGTGCTAAACTCATTACTTAAAGTTCCGAAACAGATCCTTAAAGTTTTCAGTTTGAAGGCTTAGCGTTTCATAATCAATGCTTAAAGTTTTCAGTTTGAAGGCTTAACGTGTTAAATCGATTGCTTAAAATTCCAAATTTAAAATGCTAAACTCATTACTTAAAGTTCAAAAGATGCTTAAAGTTTCATAATCGATGCTTAAAGTTTTCAGTTTGAAGGCTTAGCGTTCGCAACGGATGCTTAGAGTTTACGTTAGAAGGATAGCCACCTTCATGTTAATCTTCATGTCATGCACATTAACATTGTTAATCTTCATGTCACGCATAAGTTTAAGCAAGTagaaaaaaaacgcagcaaaaacaTGAGCAAAAGGAATTCGATGACTGCAAATAAGATGACtgcaaaaaaaaaacgcagcaaaaacgCACATTAACATTGTTAATCTTCATGTCATGCTTAAAGGAATTCGATGACTGCAAATAAGAGCGCAAAAccaagatgaaaaaaaaaaagaagattaCAGTTAAGCAAGTAGAAAATAAAAAACACACAGCAAAAAACATAAGCAAAACAAATAAAGGATTACAATGACTGTAAATAAGAGCAAAAAAAAAACCACTGAAAAAGAAACAGAGCCAACACAAAAAAAGAATGAATTGGTAACCTAACAAGAAACAAAGGAGAGCAACTTACCATTCTCAACCGGTACAATTTCCATTTCAGCCATGATAAAAGCAAAATAACGCGCTTGAGAATGAAAAATAAGGATTTCGTAATGAACGTAGGTTACCAATCGTTTTTTCTGTTTAAGCAAGTAGAATGGATGAAGATGGAAATAAGGAGGAAGAAGAATAGTTTGTATAAATTGAACGTGATATTATGGAAAAAAGGAAGGAGGAGGGATTAAACAGTGTTTATGATTGCAAGGTAATCAGCATCGATATGATAAAAAGTGTACTTATTTCATTAactatttttttttcctttttttgtttcCAACTAACCCCTAATAATCTCATCCATTGATTTCCTCTCATCCAATGGCTAatattaggacttagggacttcCATATTATGATGGACTCATTTGAAcccctctctatatatatatatatatatatatatatatatatatatatatatatatatatatatatatatatatatatatatatatattaataaagAAAGCTTTTTTCGAGTGATTATAGAGACCCCAACTTTTACGAACTACtaagaattaattaaattaaaattacatTAATCTAGATAAACTTTTGAAGTTCCAGCCATGTTAGGACTTATTAGAAGTTTTAGATTAGATTAGCGCCACTTAACTACCAGAACAAATATACTAACGTAAGAATTCTAGCTCATGTAAAGATCAAGTCCTTATAAATATGAAGTCTTTCTGATATTCGCAACTCAAATTTCTATTTTTTTACCAAAAGGCCATAAATCATATGCATTGCATCATAGcgtgatttttttgtttttgtttggctTAGAGAATCTAGATATCTACATTTATGTTTGTGATAATTGAtatttatattaatattattgattGATTGTGTATTTTTCTTCTTACGTATAGTTTTGTGCATACAATTGACGCTTATTCTTTTTCGTCGCAGGTTACACAAAGCTCAAATTTTACGGTACATGATCATCTATATACGCAGTAAGAACTATTTTTGATCATTATATCTATATATTATGCATTGTATTTAGCATTAATAATATATATCACGGGGTTTTATGGagtttttatcatttgtttttgTTTAAATCGTtgaatttaattattgttatgtatgttttgttttacatATTTTTTTTGGTTCTAAAGAATCACGTACTTGGTCGCATTACAATAGAAAGGAGGAGAGGGAAAATTCGAACCTGTgacctattgtccacaatacctcTGTCTAACATATGTCATCTCGATATCATATTCCAGATTGTAAAAAATAGTTTAACAAACTTTAGTgagttttgaattaattttaagggttgTTGAGATTGGAGATGTTTTAATTTGTGTGTAACTTTCTAACCTCGAGAAATTTTAATTCATAGTAGATAATTAGAACTTTGGCACAATAcattgtttttcaattttttttcccaaTTATCTATTTAGTTACCTAATACATATTATAAAAAAAGTTAACCGATCCCATATTTTCGACAATAAGTTGGTGTATGCTGTGCTTGAGTGAGGTCGGGTTCATGCGCTATTTATTATTGACATCATATCGAATAACAAACAATAAGCACCATGTATATGAAGTTCATGCGGTATTAACCTAAGAGTATAACAAGTTAACAGCAACCATGTATACGAAGTTTGATATGATGTCAAATTGTATACAAAGTTTATGCGCTATTAACCTCTAAATTAGTTAATTTTTATTCTTTACGTACTATAACTTAATGCTTTGGGAGACTATATATCAACATTATTCTGAATAACTTTTTC
Protein-coding sequences here:
- the LOC141620082 gene encoding protein FAR1-RELATED SEQUENCE 5-like; protein product: MAEMEIVPVENGDDLPTPECEEELCRQVEDIFTPYVGMQFGDMEEAITFYKVYALGIGFDVRKYTTKKWRDGTIKSKLLVCNREGFTKTNKESMCKEVDGEKQERKAKLKRVGCKARVRLFLKNGLLVVDRFDAEHNHELVSVRDREFQKLSRNISKYHMGMIIANSRLNIGPTRTYRMCKELVKGFENIGASLNDFKNFKRDIKCFIHERDGQLFIDRFKSLAETQPGFYFDYDVDGDGSLRRAIWADNIARRNYAAFGEAVSYDPTYSTNKYSMVFTPFTGVDNHKRSVTFCCAIIAKENHESFKWVFERFLIAMGGKEPEYIITDQDPGNY
- the LOC141620081 gene encoding protein FAR-RED IMPAIRED RESPONSE 1-like, with translation MNKVPIKYGSTRHDYQDFLKKLNSIIWDEDLDADEFDGKWLEIMAQHDVGDVEWFTECYSKRRQWVMAHCKDLKMGAIMRTTQRSESENRFFKRFEHKSGTLVEFLMRFESAMEQQRHNQKRLDNENRQSNPKLSSKMALESDAARVYTHNMFEEFQHELKYSTNTFSCKGLIVLDNIEVSTVQDSGRNRNFEVKFNPGTLQASCSCRLFERKGLLCSHVIWIYCGNGVKKLPECGVARRWTKDAYRGIECSFHGPEFVDVDSIDTKQLEMTKLWSEVHETIGILGGKEKEDIQNLTNLIREFKEKLCPSSEELSKEEELEKLLGCKASKEITIPPPKISKNKGSGKRIVSSKSKAIAIASKPKRMCKNCKQMAHHDKRNCPNPFAERPPALFTVKTIGCFLVLTFDKRLPEI